One Leptospira semungkisensis DNA segment encodes these proteins:
- a CDS encoding ParB/RepB/Spo0J family partition protein produces the protein MSSKSKRLGTLADVFQAEKLEGTIRKIRLEKIRPSESQPRQERKKGVEELAQSLDKDGLLQPILVTKTADDELYTIIAGERRYHAATLLKWPEIECKILDRDAKETFRLAIIENLQRENLSPYEEIEAMTHLKTSFSYTDMELGNLFGKSRSYMTELLGISSLSKEDLRICKDAGIESKNLLVQAASAAKKGTLKDFLEKFNSGELRTVKDAKTFNRSEDSLFPSIKTIPLSESEGGAPPFPYKIAKKGNSIIISTDDEEFLSELHRFVRKEISKKFGK, from the coding sequence ATGAGCTCAAAAAGTAAAAGACTAGGCACTCTTGCTGACGTTTTTCAGGCAGAAAAATTAGAAGGCACAATTCGAAAGATCCGTCTAGAGAAAATCCGTCCCTCTGAAAGCCAGCCTAGACAAGAGAGAAAAAAAGGGGTAGAAGAGCTTGCGCAAAGCTTGGACAAGGACGGACTCTTGCAGCCTATCTTGGTCACTAAGACTGCCGATGATGAGCTCTATACAATCATCGCTGGTGAGAGAAGATACCATGCGGCGACCCTTCTCAAATGGCCTGAGATAGAATGCAAAATTTTAGATAGGGATGCGAAGGAAACCTTCCGCCTGGCCATTATCGAAAACCTGCAAAGAGAGAACTTATCTCCCTACGAAGAAATCGAGGCAATGACCCATCTCAAAACCTCCTTTTCTTATACGGATATGGAACTAGGAAATCTATTCGGAAAAAGTAGAAGCTATATGACTGAGCTTCTAGGCATTTCCTCTCTTTCTAAGGAAGATCTTAGGATTTGCAAAGATGCAGGGATTGAGAGTAAGAACCTTCTAGTCCAAGCCGCTTCCGCTGCCAAAAAAGGCACTCTAAAAGATTTCTTAGAAAAATTCAATTCAGGCGAACTTAGAACCGTCAAGGATGCAAAGACCTTCAATCGTTCCGAAGATAGCCTCTTCCCTTCTATAAAGACCATTCCTCTTTCAGAATCAGAAGGAGGAGCTCCCCCCTTCCCTTATAAAATCGCAAAGAAGGGAAATTCGATCATCATCTCCACCGACGATGAAGAGTTCCTCTCCGAGTTGCATCGATTCGTAAGAAAAGAGATCTCGAAGAAATTCGGAAAATAA
- a CDS encoding helix-turn-helix domain-containing protein — MGEHYPYIKFLSDIIESGIWANLSPAAKTLYLVLLKFSDHTFKPVWPSNESLIRLTGLKTKKSINEGKKDLVKAGLLQFVPGTGHKNSMYYFCFNYPGSKIPPQGGIFGTLGGGQEYASGVSQNGPERGYPGNPNNINITINNTQNQKPTGSKEKKELSLDSLAMDFGDPILNEAIEIARAQGFEENLHYIRGICRNLSGQRQPNFEHKAKVQTSTQENERSWRGFLLWCQGNLSKSSLDLLEKIRVEPDGNTLLILDPVPDALRMIITKYFTDKIHPSILVIFSAKAEENRVHV; from the coding sequence ATGGGCGAGCATTATCCATATATAAAATTCCTTTCGGATATCATCGAATCCGGGATCTGGGCCAATCTGTCCCCTGCGGCAAAGACCCTCTATCTCGTCCTGCTTAAATTTAGTGACCATACTTTTAAACCGGTCTGGCCAAGTAATGAAAGCTTGATCCGACTTACTGGTTTGAAGACTAAGAAATCTATCAATGAAGGAAAGAAGGACCTAGTTAAGGCAGGCCTCTTACAGTTCGTTCCTGGCACCGGGCATAAGAATTCCATGTACTATTTCTGCTTCAACTACCCCGGTTCTAAAATTCCACCCCAGGGGGGTATTTTTGGAACCCTTGGGGGTGGACAGGAGTATGCCTCGGGGGTTTCGCAAAATGGCCCCGAGAGGGGGTACCCTGGAAACCCAAACAATATAAATATAACCATCAATAATACCCAGAACCAAAAACCAACAGGATCAAAAGAAAAGAAAGAGTTGAGTTTGGATTCTTTAGCTATGGACTTCGGAGATCCTATCTTAAATGAAGCGATAGAGATCGCTCGAGCGCAAGGCTTCGAAGAGAACTTACATTATATACGAGGGATCTGTAGGAACCTCTCGGGACAAAGGCAGCCGAATTTTGAGCATAAGGCGAAGGTCCAGACCTCTACTCAGGAAAATGAAAGGTCTTGGAGAGGATTCTTACTTTGGTGCCAAGGCAATCTTTCCAAGAGTAGTTTGGATCTTTTGGAGAAAATTAGAGTGGAGCCTGATGGTAATACTCTTTTGATTCTGGATCCGGTGCCGGACGCCCTCAGAATGATCATTACAAAGTACTTCACAGACAAAATCCACCCATCGATATTGGTTATATTTTCTGCAAAAGCCGAAGAAAACCGGGTACATGTTTAA
- a CDS encoding glutamyl-tRNA reductase, translating into MWSTLQIFHSEASDRDLFSMADSFSWKTCMRTVIVSDSRIHPSPVDLPTTWESKTGYEAYRLLLEIISGLKSKLFGETEVLAQFRQRFQELPDQAFGEYLAKLRDNLIEDCRSLRSGYLQNLGEQSYGGLADKYLSEAKNPPKEVVLFGTGQLAEKLLPWLSNSDKKTKIVGRNPDRLEYLASVSNSSYHLMEDWSPNGEAWVIAAPMDLSPWMDKLTPGNLVLDFREEPLESSWPSGVIYISFADMLSSLKETEERTRKVKEELKSVLDELLQEREWEAHQIVFGWDDLPCPTF; encoded by the coding sequence ATGTGGTCCACTCTGCAAATTTTCCATTCGGAAGCAAGTGACAGGGATTTGTTTTCCATGGCGGATTCTTTTTCCTGGAAGACTTGCATGCGTACTGTGATCGTTTCCGATTCTAGGATCCATCCTTCTCCTGTTGATCTTCCTACTACTTGGGAAAGCAAGACTGGTTACGAAGCTTACCGTCTACTTCTCGAAATCATTTCCGGATTAAAGTCCAAATTATTTGGAGAGACAGAGGTACTCGCTCAATTCCGCCAGAGGTTCCAAGAACTTCCAGACCAAGCTTTTGGAGAATACCTCGCGAAATTAAGAGATAATCTGATCGAAGACTGCAGATCTCTTCGTTCCGGGTACTTGCAAAATTTAGGAGAGCAATCTTACGGTGGGTTGGCGGATAAATATTTGTCCGAAGCAAAGAACCCTCCCAAAGAGGTTGTGCTCTTTGGAACGGGACAACTTGCAGAGAAACTTTTACCTTGGCTTTCTAATTCAGATAAGAAAACGAAAATTGTAGGAAGAAATCCGGATCGCTTAGAATACTTGGCCTCCGTATCCAATTCTTCTTATCATCTAATGGAAGATTGGTCTCCGAATGGAGAGGCTTGGGTAATTGCAGCGCCAATGGATCTTTCTCCTTGGATGGACAAGCTCACTCCAGGAAATTTGGTCCTGGACTTTAGAGAAGAGCCTTTGGAATCTTCTTGGCCTTCTGGAGTTATTTATATTTCCTTTGCAGATATGCTTTCTTCCTTAAAAGAAACAGAAGAGAGAACTAGAAAAGTGAAGGAAGAATTAAAATCCGTTTTAGATGAGCTCTTACAAGAAAGAGAGTGGGAAGCTCATCAAATTGTATTCGGTTGGGATGACCTACCTTGTCCGACGTTTTAA
- a CDS encoding helix-turn-helix domain-containing protein yields MLKFKHFPSMLSATEELTWGDPDPKDLRLLLPLAFPEWLRLMDGLAGLVTLLSESEQGTLEEAASWGYGEEGFFYPFLAKGSSIRNKLELSNSPFFISGSGDAELYREDAMGCLLSPIRVQDKLFGFFLLEMRSVPDERQTLLLGLFCQKISRLLGSSSPSKMDNFKSAQAEDSLGSLLFQLSKGENSQLEKFQKNGTIFIQGPSASGKKTLAKWIHRQYFSDRSALSVSVLPEQILKLEKTLAEWEKMAQFGSIIFENVEEYSLNQQRILYEYSQRKTAKCRLIFLEKQGSKPKEEFIYFRSLLGENRLELPAWKEWGRAEKKSAILPIFREVCELHGRLDLNLSQGALDSLVGGNSYQNLEDLRNAIEEAVLNSGSGEIGNSELNTEKARGVSLPDPEDLDLRKAVEAVERQKILLADKLFGGNQIRMAKALGISRGSLQYKLRNLGLG; encoded by the coding sequence ATGCTTAAATTTAAACATTTTCCCTCCATGCTATCCGCAACAGAAGAGCTAACTTGGGGAGATCCGGATCCGAAAGATCTTCGCCTTCTTTTGCCCTTAGCATTTCCTGAATGGCTCCGATTGATGGACGGTCTTGCCGGTTTGGTGACTTTACTTTCCGAATCAGAGCAGGGAACTTTGGAAGAAGCAGCTTCTTGGGGATATGGAGAAGAAGGTTTTTTCTATCCATTTCTGGCGAAGGGATCTTCCATTCGAAATAAATTAGAATTAAGCAATTCTCCTTTCTTCATTTCCGGTTCCGGCGACGCTGAGCTGTATCGAGAAGATGCAATGGGCTGCCTGCTTTCTCCTATCCGGGTCCAGGATAAATTATTCGGATTCTTCTTATTGGAAATGAGGTCTGTTCCGGACGAAAGGCAGACACTTCTTCTTGGATTATTCTGCCAAAAAATATCCAGGTTATTGGGTTCTTCTTCTCCTTCGAAAATGGACAATTTTAAGTCTGCGCAAGCCGAAGATTCTTTGGGATCTTTGCTGTTCCAATTAAGCAAAGGCGAAAATTCCCAACTGGAAAAATTCCAAAAGAACGGGACCATTTTCATACAAGGTCCTTCCGCTTCTGGAAAGAAGACTTTGGCCAAATGGATCCATCGACAGTACTTCTCAGATAGATCCGCACTTTCGGTTTCTGTACTTCCGGAACAAATTTTGAAATTGGAAAAGACCCTGGCCGAATGGGAAAAAATGGCCCAATTCGGGAGCATCATTTTCGAAAATGTGGAAGAATATTCGCTGAACCAACAGAGAATTTTATATGAATATTCACAGAGAAAGACCGCGAAATGCCGTCTTATTTTTTTAGAGAAACAAGGCTCTAAACCGAAGGAAGAATTTATATATTTTCGTTCTCTTTTGGGAGAGAATCGGTTAGAATTACCGGCTTGGAAAGAGTGGGGAAGGGCCGAAAAAAAATCAGCCATCCTGCCGATATTCCGAGAGGTTTGCGAGCTTCATGGAAGGCTTGATTTGAATCTTTCCCAAGGGGCGCTGGACTCCTTGGTGGGGGGAAATTCTTACCAGAATCTGGAAGATCTTCGCAATGCAATTGAGGAGGCTGTTCTCAATTCCGGCTCGGGAGAAATCGGGAATTCTGAATTGAATACGGAGAAGGCTAGGGGGGTTTCTTTGCCGGATCCGGAAGATCTGGATTTAAGAAAGGCCGTGGAAGCTGTAGAGCGCCAGAAAATACTTTTGGCCGATAAGTTATTCGGGGGGAACCAGATCCGAATGGCGAAGGCGCTCGGGATCTCCAGAGGGTCCCTGCAATATAAACTAAGAAACCTAGGTTTGGGTTAG
- a CDS encoding discoidin domain-containing protein, which translates to MNEESIRISHPRQVKVNEIKTKGTFELKEGGLRSYSEQLDHAGVGVITLNLNPGSSFNQIKLHQSDAQGAFFPDAFKFEISLDGKVWEPILQETGFRRLNKKVGQWNFSLVRANFLKLVSKVSEKEGSKFKVSIGALEVGISGVTKLEVSSERDRLWVKENLIDERPDYGWSSADSVQPKEEFFLMDLGSISRVNELRLLSPKEGHLFFPETFTVYYSEDDLTWNQLLEENQFLSEPGTWYQWRFLPANIRFLKFVSRPRKIQNKEKYGTSIAEVELYAAPYLSDLTHKPTAEPLPYATVLRSGLVRLAVDGETSEGAAVQANDRRLRDGSTEYKGIVELASDGEEKEGVVVQGNDKRLKHASEASYGLVRLASNGENRADRVVQGNDDRLKPSSTQSLGIVELAENGETKEGTVVQGNDDRLKHASTQKHGLVQLAGPGDKSPGKVVTSDDPRLRNATTENSGILRFASNGEESAEAAVQGNDKRLKLSTPQSYGIVKLALSGEAKEGSVVQGNDERLRHASTEYPGIVSLAPKGKSISNHVVTSDDPRLSDAREPKPHTHEYAPKEHDFSSHTGLLRLKGSVEAPYSNISPPPENAGLIYARNESEKGSGVVGSGRFAGILAFGEKFGVRGDSASGEKDAAGVLGLAKRGFGGWFHSRSGHAVYASGKGIPLLNETGSGKAILAEGDSDFVGTIYVQTGKGTDCIAKFFSVQSSDVIAEGDLLAMGEDGKLHKSRQPNATNIVGVAVKSAAVVLGEKAQDPGQWLVAIAGVALANVEAQSYPVQPGDLLCSGLTGGHVVRVAPENLKPGALVAKSLGLQRSGRGLVPVLLSHS; encoded by the coding sequence ATGAATGAAGAATCCATCCGGATCAGCCATCCTCGACAAGTCAAAGTTAACGAGATCAAGACCAAAGGAACGTTCGAATTAAAAGAAGGAGGGCTTCGCTCTTATTCGGAACAATTGGATCATGCGGGAGTGGGAGTAATCACTCTTAACCTGAATCCTGGCTCTAGTTTTAATCAGATCAAATTGCATCAGTCGGATGCGCAGGGAGCATTCTTTCCGGATGCGTTTAAATTCGAGATCTCTTTAGACGGCAAGGTTTGGGAACCTATCTTGCAAGAGACCGGGTTTAGGCGTTTGAACAAGAAGGTAGGTCAATGGAACTTCTCTCTTGTTCGTGCAAATTTTCTAAAATTGGTCAGCAAGGTTTCCGAGAAGGAAGGATCCAAGTTCAAGGTCTCTATAGGAGCATTGGAAGTCGGTATCTCTGGAGTTACTAAATTAGAAGTCAGTTCCGAAAGGGATCGTCTTTGGGTAAAAGAGAATCTGATCGATGAAAGGCCTGACTATGGTTGGTCTTCTGCGGACTCCGTTCAACCTAAAGAAGAATTCTTCTTAATGGATCTTGGTTCTATCAGTAGAGTGAATGAGCTCAGACTTCTTTCGCCCAAAGAAGGTCATTTATTTTTTCCGGAAACTTTTACCGTATATTATAGCGAAGACGATCTCACTTGGAATCAGCTCTTAGAGGAGAATCAATTCTTATCTGAACCAGGGACCTGGTATCAGTGGAGGTTCTTGCCTGCAAATATTCGCTTCTTGAAATTCGTATCCAGACCTCGCAAGATACAAAATAAGGAGAAGTACGGCACTTCTATCGCGGAAGTTGAATTGTATGCGGCCCCATACTTAAGCGATCTAACTCATAAGCCTACTGCTGAACCCCTTCCCTATGCTACTGTACTTCGCTCCGGTTTGGTGCGCTTGGCTGTGGATGGAGAAACTTCCGAAGGTGCTGCTGTACAGGCAAACGACAGAAGGCTAAGAGACGGCTCTACTGAATACAAAGGGATTGTTGAACTTGCTTCCGACGGAGAAGAGAAGGAAGGAGTTGTAGTCCAAGGAAATGATAAACGTTTAAAACATGCAAGTGAGGCTTCCTATGGCTTGGTTCGTCTTGCGTCCAATGGCGAAAATCGGGCAGATCGAGTCGTTCAAGGAAACGATGATCGCTTAAAGCCTTCTTCTACCCAAAGCTTGGGGATTGTTGAGTTAGCGGAAAACGGAGAGACTAAAGAAGGCACCGTTGTTCAAGGGAATGACGATCGCCTAAAGCATGCGTCCACTCAGAAGCATGGTCTTGTGCAATTAGCAGGACCAGGAGATAAGAGTCCTGGCAAGGTGGTCACTTCTGATGATCCGAGGTTGCGGAATGCTACTACGGAAAATTCTGGTATTTTAAGATTCGCATCCAATGGCGAAGAATCGGCAGAAGCTGCGGTCCAAGGAAATGATAAGAGATTAAAGCTCTCTACTCCTCAGTCTTATGGGATCGTGAAACTGGCTCTTTCGGGAGAAGCAAAAGAAGGCTCTGTTGTCCAAGGAAATGATGAAAGGTTGCGCCATGCGTCCACTGAGTATCCTGGAATTGTAAGTCTTGCTCCTAAAGGAAAATCTATTTCGAATCATGTAGTAACATCTGATGATCCAAGATTGTCGGACGCAAGAGAGCCTAAGCCTCACACTCATGAGTATGCTCCTAAAGAACATGACTTCAGTTCTCATACTGGACTCTTAAGGTTGAAGGGTTCTGTTGAGGCTCCCTATTCTAATATCTCCCCTCCTCCTGAAAATGCAGGTTTAATCTATGCTCGCAATGAGAGCGAGAAAGGTTCTGGAGTCGTCGGCTCGGGCAGGTTCGCAGGGATTTTGGCCTTTGGCGAAAAATTTGGAGTGAGAGGCGATAGTGCCTCCGGAGAAAAAGATGCCGCAGGTGTTTTAGGTCTCGCTAAGCGCGGATTTGGTGGATGGTTCCATTCCAGGTCAGGCCATGCAGTGTATGCAAGCGGCAAAGGAATTCCTCTCTTGAATGAGACCGGCTCCGGCAAGGCAATTCTTGCAGAAGGAGATTCCGATTTTGTAGGAACTATTTATGTGCAGACCGGAAAAGGTACTGATTGCATTGCGAAATTCTTTTCTGTACAATCTTCTGATGTGATTGCGGAAGGAGACCTTCTTGCGATGGGAGAAGACGGTAAATTGCATAAGTCTCGTCAGCCCAATGCAACGAATATCGTTGGTGTAGCTGTGAAATCGGCTGCAGTCGTTTTGGGTGAAAAGGCGCAAGACCCTGGGCAATGGTTAGTTGCAATTGCAGGAGTGGCACTTGCGAATGTAGAGGCTCAGTCTTATCCTGTTCAGCCTGGAGATCTTCTTTGCTCTGGACTTACTGGAGGTCATGTGGTTCGAGTCGCTCCCGAAAATCTAAAACCTGGGGCACTGGTTGCGAAGTCATTAGGCTTACAAAGAAGTGGCCGAGGGCTTGTTCCGGTTTTACTTAGTCATAGTTGA
- a CDS encoding 1,4-dihydroxy-6-naphthoate synthase, which yields MELSLAYSPCPNDTFIFYHLISGKTKAPFSIKEQLYDVEQLNRFADQGKFQATKISFAALFQVADKYSLLDSGSALGRNCGPIIVKKKGANVGTPTGKNILVPGLWTTANLLTHLYLKGNFTPVPTRYDYILDKVKNGEADFGIVIHEERFTYQDRGLEKVQDLGEWWEGTTGAHIPLGCIAIQRDIAAETKAALDSAIKESLDLAYMNREDMYDYILRHSQTTTREVADAHIDLYVNEYSKSLGEEGRRAIRLLQEKALQTGLLPKEKEKELFL from the coding sequence ATGGAACTTAGTCTGGCATACTCTCCCTGTCCGAACGACACGTTTATCTTCTATCATCTCATCTCCGGAAAAACAAAGGCGCCATTCTCCATCAAAGAACAATTATACGATGTGGAACAACTGAATCGATTCGCCGACCAAGGAAAATTCCAAGCAACCAAGATCTCCTTTGCCGCACTATTCCAAGTGGCGGACAAATATTCTCTCTTAGATAGCGGTTCCGCTCTGGGAAGGAACTGCGGACCCATCATAGTAAAGAAGAAGGGCGCAAATGTAGGAACTCCTACAGGAAAAAATATTCTAGTCCCTGGACTATGGACCACGGCGAATCTACTCACTCATCTATATTTAAAAGGAAATTTCACACCTGTTCCTACGCGCTACGATTACATTCTGGACAAGGTCAAGAATGGAGAAGCTGACTTTGGGATTGTTATCCACGAAGAAAGATTCACCTACCAAGACAGAGGCCTCGAAAAAGTACAGGATTTAGGAGAATGGTGGGAAGGAACAACCGGCGCCCATATTCCCTTAGGATGTATCGCGATCCAAAGAGACATCGCTGCAGAAACAAAAGCCGCCTTGGACTCGGCAATTAAAGAAAGCTTAGACCTGGCTTACATGAACCGCGAAGATATGTATGATTATATACTTCGTCATTCCCAAACCACAACGAGAGAAGTGGCCGATGCTCATATCGATCTCTATGTAAATGAATATTCCAAAAGCTTAGGAGAAGAGGGAAGAAGGGCCATCCGACTCTTGCAAGAGAAGGCTCTTCAGACCGGACTTCTTCCCAAAGAAAAAGAGAAGGAACTCTTTCTTTAG
- the metF gene encoding methylenetetrahydrofolate reductase [NAD(P)H], with protein MKKILDIYKAAKSPVYSFEFFPPKAPEGEVKLFEAVRELSKVEPDFITVTYGAGGSTRDKTIRLTSELAKEFALPAAAHFTCVGGDKNEIRNILKQIQESGIVNLMALRGDPPKGEGHFKKVEGGFGYASELISFIKEEGFDFCLGAGCYPEKHPEAKSIEEDVENLKRKVEAGASYLVSQLFFKNSSFESFLDLIRKKGIQVPVVPGIMPITSFSQIERFKTMAACEFPDELVSELEAVKDEPEEFYKRSVRFSVAQCRELVKMGVPGIHLYTLNQSPASLDIVRELKK; from the coding sequence ATGAAAAAAATATTAGATATTTATAAAGCGGCCAAATCGCCGGTTTACTCTTTCGAGTTCTTCCCTCCGAAGGCTCCTGAAGGAGAAGTGAAATTATTCGAGGCGGTGCGCGAACTTTCGAAAGTGGAGCCGGACTTTATCACTGTGACTTATGGAGCAGGAGGTTCTACTCGGGACAAGACGATCCGATTGACTTCGGAACTCGCAAAAGAATTTGCCCTTCCTGCGGCGGCTCATTTTACCTGCGTGGGCGGAGATAAAAATGAGATCCGAAATATCCTGAAGCAGATCCAAGAATCCGGCATTGTAAACCTGATGGCTTTGAGAGGAGATCCTCCTAAGGGAGAAGGTCATTTTAAAAAAGTAGAAGGTGGCTTTGGCTACGCGAGCGAACTCATTTCATTCATTAAAGAAGAAGGCTTCGATTTCTGCCTGGGCGCCGGCTGCTATCCGGAAAAACATCCAGAAGCAAAAAGTATAGAAGAAGATGTGGAGAATCTGAAAAGAAAAGTAGAAGCTGGTGCGTCTTATTTGGTGTCTCAGCTTTTCTTTAAGAATTCATCCTTCGAGTCCTTCTTGGATCTGATCCGTAAGAAAGGGATCCAAGTGCCGGTTGTTCCGGGGATTATGCCCATCACTTCTTTTTCTCAGATCGAAAGATTCAAGACGATGGCTGCTTGTGAATTTCCGGACGAATTGGTTTCCGAATTGGAAGCAGTCAAGGATGAGCCGGAAGAATTTTATAAAAGAAGCGTTCGGTTCTCTGTGGCCCAGTGCCGAGAGTTGGTCAAGATGGGAGTTCCCGGGATCCATCTCTATACTCTGAATCAATCTCCAGCTAGCTTGGATATTGTCCGAGAGCTGAAAAAATAA
- a CDS encoding ParA family protein, translating to MIVVSIANQKGGEGKTTTSLNLAWGLARRGKKTLLIDIDPQANSTGIFLNPEGLEKSMHNIFQSKAKIREVMVATQVENLNIAPSRLTLAEAETIAAIVDAPYILRDAISDLEKEIDFCVIDCPPSLSIFTINALVASNYVIIPLQAEKFSVDGILGLQQTIQSIKKRINPGLEIMGALVTQLKPQTLLTKTIIPVLTKYFKIFESSISDGVAVGESHLARKSVFEYNKSSRQAQEYESFIEEFLNELKK from the coding sequence ATGATTGTTGTATCTATTGCAAACCAAAAGGGAGGAGAAGGTAAAACAACTACCTCTCTGAATCTAGCCTGGGGCCTCGCTCGCAGAGGAAAGAAAACTCTTTTGATCGATATCGATCCTCAGGCAAATTCTACTGGAATTTTCCTGAATCCGGAAGGCCTGGAAAAATCCATGCACAATATCTTCCAGTCCAAGGCAAAGATCAGAGAAGTCATGGTCGCCACTCAGGTGGAAAACCTGAATATCGCCCCTTCCCGATTGACCCTTGCGGAAGCGGAAACCATCGCAGCCATCGTGGACGCTCCCTATATCCTGAGAGATGCTATTTCTGATCTAGAAAAGGAAATCGACTTCTGCGTAATTGACTGCCCTCCTAGCCTTTCGATTTTTACGATCAATGCGCTAGTTGCTTCTAACTATGTAATCATTCCTTTGCAGGCAGAAAAATTTTCCGTGGATGGGATTCTCGGCTTACAGCAAACGATTCAGAGCATTAAAAAAAGAATCAATCCAGGACTCGAGATCATGGGCGCTCTTGTAACCCAACTCAAGCCTCAGACGCTTCTTACGAAAACGATTATCCCGGTTCTAACTAAGTACTTTAAAATTTTTGAGAGCAGCATCTCGGACGGAGTGGCCGTGGGAGAATCTCACCTAGCCAGAAAATCCGTTTTCGAATATAATAAATCCAGTCGCCAAGCTCAAGAATACGAAAGCTTCATTGAGGAGTTCCTGAATGAGCTCAAAAAGTAA
- a CDS encoding Cof-type HAD-IIB family hydrolase: MDLDGTLLDSKASISSLNHYVLQSALDLGIGLIIATGRRFSSALPYAREFRGDVVVVANNGQVLRSSPSGDRISETYLSAQAAGAVLSLGKSEGFSPLLHVDRFEEGTDILVESPITEPCFHNYSGGDMRRTRVVSDTLDHAEDKALVVCYLSLMKEHLQDLETKLLALPEAKEYRTVITKIPGVSYCLEVLEKGVSKWAAIESYLKASGLEETGVISFGDEWNDREMLKHSGYGFAMKNAVPKLKEEAEYITKYSNNEDGIAMTLLELGVLSFA; the protein is encoded by the coding sequence ATGGATCTGGACGGAACTCTTTTGGATTCTAAGGCTTCTATTTCCAGTTTGAATCATTATGTTTTGCAATCGGCTCTGGACTTAGGGATCGGATTGATCATTGCGACTGGGAGAAGGTTCTCTTCTGCCCTCCCCTATGCCAGAGAGTTTCGTGGAGATGTGGTTGTGGTGGCCAATAATGGGCAAGTTCTTCGTAGTTCTCCGAGCGGGGACAGGATTTCGGAAACGTATCTTTCTGCCCAAGCCGCAGGAGCGGTTTTGTCTCTCGGAAAATCGGAAGGCTTCTCTCCTCTTTTGCATGTGGATCGATTCGAAGAAGGTACGGATATCTTAGTCGAGTCGCCCATCACGGAGCCTTGTTTTCATAATTATTCCGGCGGCGACATGAGGCGAACCAGAGTCGTGTCGGATACTTTGGATCATGCAGAAGACAAGGCCTTAGTGGTCTGTTATCTTTCTCTTATGAAGGAACACTTGCAAGATCTAGAAACCAAACTATTAGCCCTTCCCGAAGCAAAGGAATATAGGACTGTGATCACTAAGATCCCCGGTGTTTCCTATTGTTTGGAAGTCTTGGAGAAGGGCGTTTCCAAATGGGCTGCTATCGAATCTTATTTAAAGGCTTCCGGTTTGGAAGAAACAGGAGTGATCTCTTTTGGAGACGAATGGAATGACAGGGAGATGTTGAAGCATTCCGGCTACGGATTCGCAATGAAGAATGCGGTTCCTAAATTGAAAGAGGAAGCAGAGTATATTACGAAATATTCAAATAATGAGGACGGGATCGCCATGACTCTTTTGGAGTTAGGCGTTCTTTCTTTTGCGTAA